Proteins co-encoded in one Methanofastidiosum sp. genomic window:
- a CDS encoding phenylalanine--tRNA ligase subunit beta gives MPTVNFDKNEFISLLGKAVDDKTLSDRISMIGTDLEKVNPEIVVEIFPDRPDMLSIEGFTSALKGFMGLEKGPIEFKVHKSNYEGSVDPKVKSVRPFAVGAIVKGIKFDDDTIKSLMQIQEKLHITHGRNRKKVAIGVHDLDTIKFPITYTTMPRDFSFIPLEFDKNLTIDEILKTHPKGIAYAHLLSEFKECPIWIDSSGKVLSMPPIINGDHTKVTEKTKNLFIDITGTHKKSIEYALNIILMGLFIRGGEIHSFKLTDEGKELIYPELTREKMELDLSYSNKILGLNLSENETADLLLKMRYGISSKSKGKIVVEIPAYRADILHPIDIVEDISISYGFENFIPEIPEIATIGQENPIEIFVRKVEEVMVGFNFFEVKNYILSNEDVLITKMLDNKRKLVKTINAVNTEFDTVRCSLLPLLLKALVSNSHYEYPQNIFEVGIVVPDQNLVEKQYLSCAICHPNANFSEIKGIINGLISSFGLQYSVKEEDYPYFIEGRSCSLDIGGILIGKMGELHPEVLYNFKLEMPVSAFEIDLSAIFEIFKEKIQG, from the coding sequence ATGCCAACTGTTAATTTTGATAAGAATGAATTCATATCATTGCTCGGAAAAGCTGTTGATGATAAAACTCTGAGCGATAGAATCTCAATGATTGGTACAGATTTAGAGAAAGTAAATCCTGAAATTGTTGTTGAAATTTTTCCAGATAGGCCAGATATGTTGTCTATCGAAGGATTTACTAGTGCTTTGAAGGGCTTCATGGGATTAGAGAAAGGGCCTATTGAATTCAAAGTTCATAAGTCAAATTACGAAGGGTCTGTTGACCCAAAAGTAAAATCTGTAAGGCCTTTTGCAGTTGGCGCAATTGTTAAAGGAATAAAATTTGACGATGACACAATTAAATCTTTAATGCAGATTCAAGAAAAATTACATATCACTCACGGGAGGAATCGAAAGAAAGTTGCAATAGGGGTACATGACTTAGATACGATTAAATTTCCGATTACATACACTACAATGCCCAGAGATTTCTCATTTATACCTTTAGAATTTGATAAAAATCTAACTATAGATGAAATATTGAAGACACATCCTAAAGGAATAGCTTATGCACATCTATTATCAGAATTTAAAGAATGCCCAATTTGGATAGATAGCAGTGGCAAAGTATTATCAATGCCACCTATTATTAATGGAGATCATACAAAAGTAACTGAGAAAACAAAAAATCTTTTTATTGATATAACAGGCACGCATAAAAAGAGCATTGAATACGCGTTGAATATAATTTTGATGGGGCTTTTCATTAGAGGGGGAGAGATACATTCTTTTAAACTAACGGATGAAGGAAAAGAGTTGATTTATCCGGAACTTACTCGAGAAAAAATGGAACTGGATTTATCATATTCAAATAAAATCCTTGGACTAAATTTATCTGAAAATGAAACTGCAGATTTGTTATTGAAAATGCGATATGGAATATCTTCAAAGTCTAAAGGTAAAATTGTCGTAGAAATCCCCGCATATAGGGCAGATATCTTACACCCTATAGATATAGTTGAGGATATCTCTATTTCTTATGGATTTGAAAACTTCATCCCCGAAATACCTGAAATAGCGACAATTGGGCAAGAAAATCCTATTGAAATATTTGTAAGAAAAGTAGAAGAAGTGATGGTAGGATTTAATTTCTTTGAAGTCAAAAATTATATCCTTTCAAATGAAGATGTCCTGATTACCAAAATGCTTGATAATAAAAGAAAACTTGTAAAGACAATAAATGCAGTAAATACAGAATTTGATACAGTAAGATGTAGCTTGCTACCTTTATTACTAAAAGCATTAGTTTCAAATTCACATTATGAGTACCCTCAGAATATATTTGAAGTAGGAATAGTTGTACCTGATCAAAATTTAGTAGAAAAACAATATCTTTCTTGTGCAATTTGTCACCCAAATGCAAACTTCTCTGAGATAAAGGGGATAATTAATGGCCTTATTTCTTCATTTGGACTTCAGTATTCAGTTAAAGAAGAAGATTATCCTTACTTCATTGAAGGAAGGTCTTGTTCCTTAGATATTGGGGGCATTCTTATAGGAAAAATGGGAGAGTTGCATCCTGAAGTGTTGTATAATTTCAAATTAGAAATGCCAGTTTCTGCATTTGAAATAGATCTTTCAGCAATATTTGAAATTTTCAAAGAAAAGATACAAGGGTAA